Proteins from a single region of Capsicum annuum cultivar UCD-10X-F1 unplaced genomic scaffold, UCD10Xv1.1 ctg81797, whole genome shotgun sequence:
- the LOC107842799 gene encoding probable sodium/metabolite cotransporter BASS1, chloroplastic isoform X2 produces the protein MALSLCFSPLISQPKHRPRIMPFNKPIISSRPKNFKQYLLLSVNCVHENSQNNLPHVAVTSYVNKSRWEEWLLAVAGLYPVYVTVGGVVACLRPSTFSWFVNAAPTSYTLALGFIMLAMGLTLQLKDLFNLFLQRPLSILFGCAAQYTIMPAFGVIVGKCLGLSPSVSVGLILLACCPGGTASNVVTLIAQGDVPLSVVMTLCTTLGAVVLTPLLTMILAGTYVPVDAIKLSISTVQVVVAPILIGSYLQSKFPRAVKVVAPFAPLLAVLTSSLLACRKCCSSEIFNGWYLSATLGGFAEPQRRAISIEVGMQNSSLGVVLATAHFASPLVALPPAMSAVIMNIMGSTLGFFWRYIDPSDSKISLEATDKS, from the exons ATGGCGTTATCTCTTTGCTTCTCTCCACTTATTTCACAACCAAAACACAGGCCAAGGATAATGCCCTTTAATAAACCCATAATTTCATCAAGGCCAAAAAATTTTAAGCAGTACCTACTGTTAAGTGTCAATTGTGTTCatgaaaattctcaaaataatcttCCTCATGTGGCAGTTACTAGTTATGTAAACAAATCTAGATGGGAAGAATGGCTGTTAGCTGTTGCTGGCCTTTACCCTGTCTATGTAACTGTTGGTGGAGTTGTTGCTTGTTTAAGACCATCCACTTTTTCATGGTTTGTTAATGCAGCTCCAACTTCATATACTTTAGCTCTTGGGTTTATTATGTTGGCTATGGGTCTCACTTTGCAGCTCAAAGATTTGTTCAACTTGTTCTTGCAAAGGCCTCTTTCT ATTCTTTTCGGTTGTGCTGCACAATATACAATTATGCCAGCCTTTGGAGTGATAGTTGGCAAATGTTTGGGTCTTTCTCCTTCAGTTTCCGTTGGTCTAATATTGCTTGCTTGTTGTCCAGGGGGTACTGCATCCAATGTG GTAACCTTAATTGCACAAGGAGATGTACCATTATCAGTAGTGATGACATTGTGTACCACACTTGGAGCAGTTGTTCTCACTCCCCTCTTGACGATGATTCTGGCAGGCACATATGTTCCTGTGGATGCTATTAAGCTTTCCATCAGCACAGTACAA gtggtggtTGCTCCAATTCTCATAGGTTCTTATCTGCAGAGCAAATTTCCAAGAGCAGTGAAAGTTGTTGCACCGTTTGCTCCGCTTCTAGCAGTCTTAACTTCATCACTGCTTGCTTGCAG AAAATGTTGTTCGTCTGAGATCTTCAATGGCTG GTACCTGTCAGCCACCCTAGGCGGTTTTGCTGAACCTCAGAGACGTGCCATATCCATCGAG GTTGGCATGCAGAATTCCTCCTTGGGAGTGGTTTTAGCGACCGCACATTTCGCATCACCGTTGGTTGCATTACCTCCTGCAATGTCAGCTGTTATTATGAACATAATGGGCAGTACTTTAGGTTTCTTTTGGAGATATATTGACCCTTCTGATTCAAAGATTAGTCTAGAGGCCACTGATAAATCATAG
- the LOC107842799 gene encoding probable sodium/metabolite cotransporter BASS1, chloroplastic isoform X1 produces the protein MALSLCFSPLISQPKHRPRIMPFNKPIISSRPKNFKQYLLLSVNCVHENSQNNLPHVAVTSYVNKSRWEEWLLAVAGLYPVYVTVGGVVACLRPSTFSWFVNAAPTSYTLALGFIMLAMGLTLQLKDLFNLFLQRPLSILFGCAAQYTIMPAFGVIVGKCLGLSPSVSVGLILLACCPGGTASNVVTLIAQGDVPLSVVMTLCTTLGAVVLTPLLTMILAGTYVPVDAIKLSISTVQVVVAPILIGSYLQSKFPRAVKVVAPFAPLLAVLTSSLLACSVFSENVVRLRSSMAGMSVSSDLSLFNRVQAIFASEFGAVVVSVLLLHFAGFFVGYLSATLGGFAEPQRRAISIEVGMQNSSLGVVLATAHFASPLVALPPAMSAVIMNIMGSTLGFFWRYIDPSDSKISLEATDKS, from the exons ATGGCGTTATCTCTTTGCTTCTCTCCACTTATTTCACAACCAAAACACAGGCCAAGGATAATGCCCTTTAATAAACCCATAATTTCATCAAGGCCAAAAAATTTTAAGCAGTACCTACTGTTAAGTGTCAATTGTGTTCatgaaaattctcaaaataatcttCCTCATGTGGCAGTTACTAGTTATGTAAACAAATCTAGATGGGAAGAATGGCTGTTAGCTGTTGCTGGCCTTTACCCTGTCTATGTAACTGTTGGTGGAGTTGTTGCTTGTTTAAGACCATCCACTTTTTCATGGTTTGTTAATGCAGCTCCAACTTCATATACTTTAGCTCTTGGGTTTATTATGTTGGCTATGGGTCTCACTTTGCAGCTCAAAGATTTGTTCAACTTGTTCTTGCAAAGGCCTCTTTCT ATTCTTTTCGGTTGTGCTGCACAATATACAATTATGCCAGCCTTTGGAGTGATAGTTGGCAAATGTTTGGGTCTTTCTCCTTCAGTTTCCGTTGGTCTAATATTGCTTGCTTGTTGTCCAGGGGGTACTGCATCCAATGTG GTAACCTTAATTGCACAAGGAGATGTACCATTATCAGTAGTGATGACATTGTGTACCACACTTGGAGCAGTTGTTCTCACTCCCCTCTTGACGATGATTCTGGCAGGCACATATGTTCCTGTGGATGCTATTAAGCTTTCCATCAGCACAGTACAA gtggtggtTGCTCCAATTCTCATAGGTTCTTATCTGCAGAGCAAATTTCCAAGAGCAGTGAAAGTTGTTGCACCGTTTGCTCCGCTTCTAGCAGTCTTAACTTCATCACTGCTTGCTTGCAG TGTATTCTCAGAAAATGTTGTTCGTCTGAGATCTTCAATGGCTGGTATGTCAGTCTCCTCtgatttatctttatttaatCGGGTTCAAGCAATATTCGCAAGTGAATTTGGGGCTGTAGTGGTTTCCGTGCTTTTGTTGCATTTTGCTGGATTCTTTGTGGG GTACCTGTCAGCCACCCTAGGCGGTTTTGCTGAACCTCAGAGACGTGCCATATCCATCGAG GTTGGCATGCAGAATTCCTCCTTGGGAGTGGTTTTAGCGACCGCACATTTCGCATCACCGTTGGTTGCATTACCTCCTGCAATGTCAGCTGTTATTATGAACATAATGGGCAGTACTTTAGGTTTCTTTTGGAGATATATTGACCCTTCTGATTCAAAGATTAGTCTAGAGGCCACTGATAAATCATAG